The proteins below are encoded in one region of Streptomyces marianii:
- a CDS encoding TetR family transcriptional regulator: MNAPTGLRERKKQRTRETISDTAITLFLEHGFDRVSVVDVAAVAEVSKPTLFKYFPTKEDLVVHRFADHQTVSSRVVAERPPGVCAVDALHRHFRDGLAARDPVTGLNDDEDVLAFHHLVYSTPSLVARVGQYLAQAEKALAQALVDALGSHREITAALLAGQVIATERILASANWQRIVAGRSADQVHPEAVADADHAYGLLRHGLGGVGRQK, encoded by the coding sequence GTGAACGCCCCGACGGGCTTGCGGGAGCGCAAGAAGCAGCGAACGCGGGAGACGATCTCCGACACCGCGATCACGCTCTTCCTTGAGCACGGGTTCGACCGGGTCTCGGTCGTCGACGTCGCGGCCGTGGCCGAAGTCTCCAAACCCACGCTGTTCAAGTACTTCCCCACCAAGGAAGACCTGGTCGTCCACCGGTTCGCCGACCACCAGACGGTGAGCAGCAGGGTCGTGGCCGAACGGCCCCCCGGGGTATGCGCGGTCGACGCCCTGCACCGGCACTTCCGAGACGGGCTCGCGGCCCGGGACCCCGTCACTGGGCTCAACGACGACGAGGACGTCCTCGCCTTCCACCACCTCGTGTACTCCACGCCGAGCCTGGTGGCGCGCGTCGGCCAGTACCTGGCCCAGGCCGAGAAGGCGCTCGCCCAGGCCCTGGTCGACGCGCTCGGCTCCCACCGCGAGATCACGGCCGCCCTGCTGGCCGGCCAGGTCATCGCCACCGAGCGCATCCTGGCGTCGGCGAACTGGCAGCGCATCGTCGCCGGCCGGTCCGCGGACCAGGTCCACCCCGAAGCGGTGGCCGACGCCGACCACGCCTACGGCCTGCTGCGGCACGGCCTGGGCGGCGTCGGCCGGCAGAAGTGA
- a CDS encoding FAD-binding oxidoreductase, producing MISRRSLIRAGAGATAAAALTAGTGGVMLAQAAAAVPWRELRGRLSGTLVLPSDAAYDTAKQLQLAQFDAVRPRAVAYCASESDVAACIMFARENGIPAAVRSGGHSHAGYSTGPGLVIDLSRVNAVRVTGDTVHLGAGSQGVDIVDALAPHGLQVAGGTCPTVAIGGWIQGGGLGFASRKFGMGCDLLESARVVLADGRTVTASRHEHRDLFWALRGGGGGNFGIVTDFEVRPVRIPTLTTYNLNFRWADATRVILAWQEWMSIAPRELASELMFLLSTDAPAGTEPNVVLTGAFHGSEADCDRVLDRLVAAAAPTISRETVELPYQQAMTGVFGCGDKTVPQCHRLGYSPEAQLSRDNHTTQRNRFFAEPWTCTAAEAALSAFTAEPTPGQFRFMGFFPYGGRINEVASTATAFVHRDALFNVGLAVGLNRPDPAQDAKDRARSWVDGGFGALAPYSNHRSYQNYMDPALTNWREAYYGHNYARLRAVKKTYDPHRFFRFAQGID from the coding sequence GTGATCAGCAGACGCTCGCTCATCCGCGCCGGTGCCGGCGCCACGGCCGCCGCCGCGCTCACCGCTGGAACCGGCGGGGTGATGTTGGCGCAGGCCGCCGCGGCGGTGCCCTGGCGCGAGCTGCGGGGGAGGCTGAGCGGCACCTTGGTGCTTCCGTCCGACGCCGCGTACGACACCGCCAAGCAGCTGCAACTCGCCCAGTTCGACGCGGTCCGCCCGCGGGCCGTCGCGTACTGCGCATCGGAGAGCGACGTCGCCGCGTGCATCATGTTCGCGAGGGAGAACGGGATACCCGCCGCCGTCCGCAGCGGCGGCCACAGCCATGCCGGTTACTCCACCGGGCCCGGCCTCGTCATCGATCTGTCCCGGGTCAACGCCGTCCGCGTCACCGGCGACACCGTGCACCTCGGCGCCGGCAGCCAGGGCGTGGACATCGTCGACGCGCTCGCTCCCCACGGCCTCCAGGTCGCGGGCGGCACCTGCCCGACCGTCGCGATCGGCGGCTGGATTCAGGGCGGCGGACTCGGCTTCGCCTCCCGCAAGTTCGGCATGGGCTGCGACCTGCTGGAGTCGGCGAGGGTCGTGCTCGCCGACGGCCGTACCGTGACGGCCTCGCGGCACGAGCACCGCGATCTGTTCTGGGCGCTGCGCGGAGGAGGCGGCGGCAATTTCGGCATCGTCACCGACTTCGAGGTGCGGCCCGTCCGCATCCCCACCCTCACTACGTACAACCTCAACTTCCGCTGGGCGGACGCGACCCGGGTGATCCTGGCCTGGCAGGAGTGGATGTCCATCGCTCCCAGGGAGCTGGCATCAGAGCTGATGTTCCTGCTCTCCACCGACGCTCCCGCGGGTACCGAGCCCAACGTCGTCCTCACCGGGGCCTTCCACGGCTCCGAGGCGGACTGCGACCGGGTCCTCGACCGGCTGGTGGCCGCCGCGGCACCCACCATCAGTCGCGAGACCGTCGAGCTCCCCTACCAGCAGGCGATGACGGGCGTCTTCGGCTGCGGGGACAAGACCGTCCCCCAGTGCCACCGCTTGGGCTACTCGCCCGAGGCGCAGCTGTCCCGCGACAACCACACCACGCAGCGCAACCGGTTCTTCGCCGAACCCTGGACCTGCACCGCCGCCGAGGCGGCTCTCAGCGCCTTCACGGCAGAGCCGACGCCCGGCCAGTTCCGGTTCATGGGCTTCTTCCCGTACGGCGGGAGGATCAACGAAGTCGCCTCCACAGCAACGGCGTTCGTGCACCGGGACGCGCTGTTCAACGTCGGCCTCGCGGTCGGCCTGAACCGCCCGGATCCCGCACAGGACGCCAAGGACCGTGCCAGGTCCTGGGTGGACGGCGGCTTCGGTGCCCTCGCCCCGTACTCCAACCACCGCTCGTACCAGAACTACATGGACCCGGCGCTCACCAACTGGCGCGAGGCGTACTACGGCCACAACTACGCCCGGCTGCGGGCCGTCAAGAAGACCTACGACCCGCACCGGTTCTTCCGCTTCGCCCAGGGCATCGACTGA
- a CDS encoding isopenicillin N synthase family oxygenase encodes MLTEIPLGPHGDREHIRGALRDGSFLVRSTVPESLLDEAHGFLLAFFALPSEAKADCRVPGGNGQSGYAPPQVATAGKSTTADCGELFRWGSTLPAGHPLRVRFPARYPAPYFPDHLVPGIGSALRELHGRMLRFQHDVARTVGGALGAHPDYFSEILEDGPVVNRAIWHPPSDPVPPAGRARAAEYRDPDLITAQPRATAGGLQVLIDHEWTAVDVPEGYAAVNVGTVLDRLTNGLARAAVQRVVAVPGQREGRLSIAQFCHPAPWATLAPLPVPGRVERPHRFPALTAEELFQRSVYRMSRFDSRYQPLEPPAPFGVAATAGYARRGPRRPGDRI; translated from the coding sequence ATGCTGACAGAGATCCCCCTGGGGCCGCACGGCGACCGGGAGCACATCCGCGGCGCGCTGCGCGACGGCAGCTTCCTCGTCCGAAGCACCGTGCCAGAATCCCTCCTCGACGAGGCCCACGGGTTCCTCCTCGCCTTCTTCGCCCTGCCCTCGGAGGCCAAGGCCGACTGCCGGGTGCCGGGCGGCAACGGCCAGTCCGGCTACGCCCCACCGCAGGTGGCGACCGCCGGGAAGAGCACCACTGCCGACTGCGGGGAACTCTTCCGCTGGGGCTCCACGCTGCCGGCCGGCCACCCGCTGCGCGTCCGCTTCCCCGCCCGCTACCCGGCCCCCTACTTTCCCGACCACCTGGTACCCGGCATCGGCTCGGCGCTGCGCGAGCTGCACGGGCGCATGCTGCGCTTCCAGCACGACGTGGCCCGTACCGTGGGGGGCGCCCTCGGCGCCCATCCGGACTACTTCAGCGAGATACTCGAGGACGGTCCGGTGGTCAACCGGGCCATCTGGCACCCCCCGTCGGACCCGGTGCCGCCCGCGGGAAGGGCGCGGGCGGCGGAGTACCGGGACCCCGACCTGATCACCGCGCAGCCCAGGGCCACCGCCGGAGGACTCCAAGTCCTCATCGACCACGAGTGGACTGCCGTCGACGTGCCCGAGGGGTACGCCGCCGTCAACGTGGGGACGGTCCTCGACCGGCTGACCAACGGGCTCGCGCGGGCCGCGGTGCAGCGGGTCGTCGCAGTCCCCGGACAGCGCGAAGGGCGCCTTTCCATCGCTCAGTTCTGTCATCCCGCACCCTGGGCGACGCTCGCGCCGCTGCCGGTCCCCGGCCGGGTCGAGCGCCCACACCGCTTCCCCGCGCTCACCGCGGAGGAACTGTTCCAGCGGAGCGTGTACCGCATGAGCCGGTTCGACAGCCGGTATCAGCCGCTCGAACCCCCGGCGCCTTTCGGAGTCGCCGCGACGGCCGGGTACGCGCGGCGCGGTCCGCGGCGCCCCGGCGACCGGATCTGA
- a CDS encoding mycothiol-dependent nitroreductase Rv2466c family protein gives MSPASRTPVDFWFDPVCPWAWMASRWLLEAARLRDLDIRWHVLSLAVLNEGKEEGLPERYRRLLTEGWPPVRVVTAVREKFGGETVGRFYTELGTRIHRQGLGPSRATLAAALAAADLPADLVLHADRDTYDLAVRASHQQAIDLVGQDVGTPVVALPGPDGRRLAFFGPVVTPAPRGEAAARLWDGLLLVAGTPGFSELKRSRTQGPVFD, from the coding sequence ATGTCACCCGCGTCCAGAACCCCCGTCGACTTCTGGTTCGACCCCGTCTGCCCGTGGGCCTGGATGGCCTCCCGCTGGCTCCTGGAGGCCGCACGCCTGCGCGACCTCGACATCCGCTGGCACGTGCTGAGCCTGGCCGTTCTCAACGAAGGCAAGGAGGAGGGCCTACCGGAGCGCTACCGGAGGCTGCTCACCGAGGGCTGGCCGCCGGTGCGGGTCGTCACCGCCGTCCGGGAGAAGTTCGGAGGTGAGACGGTCGGCCGCTTCTACACCGAACTGGGCACCCGCATCCACCGCCAGGGACTCGGCCCGAGCCGCGCGACCCTGGCCGCCGCGCTGGCGGCGGCCGACCTGCCCGCGGACCTCGTCCTCCACGCGGACCGGGACACCTACGACCTCGCGGTGCGCGCCTCCCATCAGCAGGCCATCGACCTGGTCGGCCAGGATGTGGGCACTCCGGTGGTGGCCCTGCCCGGGCCGGACGGCCGCCGGCTGGCCTTCTTCGGCCCGGTGGTCACTCCCGCACCCAGGGGCGAGGCGGCTGCCCGGTTGTGGGACGGCCTCCTCCTGGTGGCCGGGACCCCTGGCTTCTCCGAGCTCAAGCGAAGCCGCACCCAGGGCCCCGTCTTCGACTGA
- a CDS encoding GNAT family N-acetyltransferase: MTPSPMRYTSDVAPEDPRFSSDVRPLLRVLRPALTDAAADAFAHEAHRQGLVFTAAYDASGRCLGVGSHRVLATSRGRVLFIDDLVTDPSQRGAGTGAFLVDELASRAVRAGCVRVELDSGVANHDAHRFYHVHRMRIAALHFTLDVRS; encoded by the coding sequence ATGACACCCTCGCCGATGCGGTACACATCCGACGTCGCACCCGAAGACCCGCGCTTCTCCTCGGACGTGCGCCCCCTGCTGCGCGTCCTGCGCCCTGCCCTGACGGACGCCGCCGCCGATGCCTTCGCTCACGAGGCACACCGTCAGGGTCTGGTCTTCACGGCGGCGTACGACGCCTCCGGCCGCTGTCTCGGCGTGGGCAGCCACCGTGTGCTGGCCACCAGCAGGGGGCGGGTGCTGTTCATCGACGACCTGGTCACCGACCCGTCCCAGCGAGGTGCCGGCACCGGTGCCTTCCTGGTCGACGAGCTGGCGTCACGTGCCGTCCGAGCAGGCTGCGTCCGCGTCGAACTCGACTCCGGGGTCGCCAACCACGACGCCCACCGCTTCTACCACGTCCACCGCATGCGCATCGCCGCCCTCCACTTCACCCTGGACGTCCGGTCCTGA
- a CDS encoding NADPH:quinone reductase: MRAAFITQLGSPDVIRHGELPPPVPGPNDVLVDVEATAVNHVDGFVRSGAWRTPLEFPFVIGRDLVGTVAAVGPGAPGFRPGDRVWCNSLGHDGRQGAAAEQAVVAADRLYHLPEGADPVAAVALAHPAATAHLALFAHGRLRAGETVAVLGAGGNVGSAIVTMAARAGARVIAVASGRDEDYVRSLGADEVVDYRHSDVAGRIRAAAPAGVDLHVDTSGRNDLDTAVDLLASRGRLVLLAGLRTRPVLPVGPLYLMDRSVHGFAISHADTAQLAAAARGINGLLTSGHLRPRATEVLPLSEAADAHRRLDEGKVRGKLVLGMHR, from the coding sequence ATGCGTGCCGCTTTCATCACCCAGCTCGGCTCACCGGACGTCATCCGCCACGGTGAGCTTCCCCCGCCCGTACCCGGTCCGAACGACGTCCTCGTCGACGTCGAGGCCACCGCGGTCAACCACGTGGACGGCTTCGTCCGTTCCGGAGCCTGGCGCACTCCGCTCGAGTTCCCCTTCGTGATCGGCCGCGACCTGGTCGGCACCGTCGCCGCCGTGGGCCCCGGCGCCCCCGGCTTCCGCCCCGGCGACCGCGTCTGGTGCAACAGCCTGGGTCACGACGGCCGCCAGGGAGCCGCCGCCGAACAGGCCGTGGTGGCCGCGGACCGGCTCTACCACCTGCCCGAAGGGGCCGATCCGGTCGCGGCCGTGGCCTTGGCGCACCCGGCCGCCACCGCCCATCTGGCCCTGTTCGCCCACGGAAGGCTGCGGGCCGGTGAGACCGTCGCCGTGCTCGGCGCGGGCGGCAACGTCGGCAGCGCGATCGTGACGATGGCGGCCAGGGCCGGAGCCCGGGTGATCGCCGTCGCCTCCGGCCGGGACGAGGACTACGTCCGCTCGCTCGGTGCCGACGAGGTCGTCGACTACCGGCACAGCGATGTCGCGGGCAGGATCCGCGCGGCCGCTCCGGCAGGGGTCGACCTCCATGTCGACACCTCGGGGCGCAACGACCTCGACACCGCCGTGGACCTGCTGGCGAGCCGGGGCAGGCTGGTCCTGCTGGCAGGACTGCGAACCCGGCCGGTGCTGCCGGTGGGGCCGCTGTACCTGATGGACCGCTCGGTCCACGGCTTCGCCATCTCGCACGCCGACACGGCCCAGCTCGCCGCTGCCGCCCGGGGCATCAACGGGCTTCTCACGTCGGGTCACCTGCGTCCCCGCGCCACGGAGGTGCTGCCGCTGAGCGAGGCGGCCGATGCGCACCGCCGGCTCGACGAGGGCAAGGTCCGGGGCAAGCTGGTGCTCGGAATGCACCGCTGA
- a CDS encoding SRPBCC family protein, with protein sequence MTTKESVINNSPLFELDARIRVSASPAEIYAVVSDLTRSKEWSPECMGGEWISGPPSAVGSVFRGENLRSEDVVGWAPLVRGTWHTEARVVAAEPGRTFRWMMLTHAREDQESVWGFDIEAAGDGTSWLIHHFRMGRATAGIHKIVETLDEGARKRFVYDWTAKLEQDLDDTLSRIKNVIEKN encoded by the coding sequence ATGACCACCAAAGAAAGCGTCATCAACAATTCGCCGCTCTTCGAACTCGACGCCCGCATTAGGGTTTCCGCGTCCCCCGCGGAAATCTACGCCGTTGTCAGCGACCTCACCAGAAGCAAGGAGTGGAGCCCCGAGTGCATGGGCGGTGAGTGGATAAGCGGCCCACCGTCGGCCGTCGGCTCGGTCTTCCGCGGCGAGAACCTGCGCAGCGAGGACGTGGTCGGCTGGGCGCCGCTGGTCCGCGGCACCTGGCACACGGAGGCCCGCGTGGTCGCCGCGGAGCCCGGCAGAACCTTCCGCTGGATGATGCTCACCCACGCCCGAGAGGACCAGGAGTCCGTCTGGGGCTTCGACATCGAGGCTGCCGGCGACGGCACCTCGTGGCTGATCCACCACTTCCGGATGGGCAGAGCGACCGCCGGTATCCACAAGATCGTCGAGACTCTCGACGAGGGCGCCCGCAAGCGGTTCGTGTACGACTGGACCGCAAAGCTGGAGCAAGACCTCGACGACACCCTGAGCCGCATCAAGAACGTCATCGAGAAGAACTGA